A single window of Sphingobacteriales bacterium DNA harbors:
- a CDS encoding acetoacetate--CoA ligase, translated as MALLWQGSQAFINDSNLYKYQQFIEDRYSVSFSNYHELWQWSIEHISEFWESLTVFFNIKFHQPYKTILQRSDTRMIDTKWFDGATLNYAEHIFRNKNAENHAIVYKNEDNATQYISWQELEKKVLSIQQYLIRKNIQKGDRVVAYLPNTPDAIIAFLACNSIGAIWSCCSPDFGTESIIDRFQQIEPKVFIAADSYQYNGKRFNKIETIQSIVQGIPSLEDVILISDDKHPNFSSWNELLNDKQEKENLEFVAVPFDHPIWILYSSGTTGKPKGITHSTGGNLIEHYKALALHQDCKPGEKFMWYSTTGWMMWNFALSSLLVGCTLCIYDGAPNFPSITSVWEFVDKEKINHFGIGAAFYISCMKEKLDISNTYELKHLRSLGSTGSPLPNDGFEYIYQKIKKDIWLISISGGTDVCSAFVGGCPYLPVYAGEIQCRMLGASVHAWNDEQISVLNELGELMITEPMPNMPVYFWNDEDNKKYLQAYFEHDQSVWRHGDWIKITNNDGVIIFGRSDATLNRDGVRIGTAEIYNAVEGIELIKDSLVICIEKDNGSYYMPLFVVLSDTQSLDDTLVKEIKQTLRSKYSPRHVPDEIIQINAVPYTISGKKMEMPIKKILMGMPLEKSISLDAMKNPECIDEYLKLYDSLKHNL; from the coding sequence ATGGCATTATTGTGGCAAGGTAGTCAAGCATTCATTAATGATTCGAATCTTTATAAATATCAACAATTTATAGAAGATAGATATTCGGTATCTTTTAGTAATTATCATGAATTGTGGCAATGGAGCATTGAACATATTTCTGAGTTTTGGGAAAGCCTTACTGTTTTCTTTAATATCAAATTTCATCAACCATATAAAACAATACTACAAAGAAGTGACACTCGAATGATAGATACCAAATGGTTTGATGGTGCAACACTAAACTATGCAGAACATATTTTTAGAAATAAAAACGCTGAAAATCATGCAATTGTCTACAAAAACGAAGACAATGCTACACAATATATTTCTTGGCAAGAATTAGAAAAGAAAGTACTAAGCATTCAACAATACCTGATAAGAAAAAATATACAAAAAGGTGATAGAGTAGTTGCTTACTTACCTAATACGCCAGATGCAATTATTGCTTTTTTAGCTTGTAATAGTATTGGTGCTATTTGGTCTTGTTGCTCACCAGATTTTGGCACAGAAAGTATTATTGATAGATTTCAGCAAATAGAACCAAAAGTTTTTATTGCAGCAGATAGCTATCAATATAATGGAAAACGATTTAATAAAATAGAAACTATACAATCTATAGTTCAAGGTATTCCATCATTAGAAGATGTGATTCTTATTTCTGATGATAAGCATCCCAATTTTTCAAGTTGGAATGAGTTATTGAATGACAAACAGGAAAAGGAAAACTTAGAATTTGTTGCAGTGCCTTTTGATCATCCAATTTGGATATTGTATTCTTCTGGAACTACAGGAAAGCCAAAAGGAATTACACATAGTACTGGTGGCAATCTCATTGAACATTACAAAGCATTGGCATTACATCAAGATTGTAAGCCTGGAGAAAAATTTATGTGGTATTCAACAACTGGTTGGATGATGTGGAACTTTGCTTTATCTTCATTATTGGTAGGTTGCACATTATGTATTTATGATGGTGCGCCCAATTTCCCAAGCATTACATCTGTTTGGGAATTTGTAGATAAAGAAAAAATCAATCATTTTGGTATTGGTGCCGCATTTTATATTTCTTGTATGAAAGAAAAATTAGACATCAGCAATACTTATGAATTAAAACATTTACGCTCATTAGGCTCAACTGGTTCGCCATTACCAAATGATGGTTTTGAATACATTTATCAAAAAATAAAAAAAGACATTTGGTTGATTTCTATTAGTGGTGGTACTGATGTTTGTAGTGCTTTTGTTGGTGGTTGTCCGTATTTGCCTGTGTATGCTGGAGAAATACAATGTAGAATGCTTGGTGCAAGTGTACATGCATGGAATGATGAACAAATTTCTGTGTTGAATGAATTGGGCGAACTTATGATAACTGAGCCAATGCCAAACATGCCTGTATATTTTTGGAATGATGAAGACAATAAAAAATATCTACAAGCATATTTTGAACATGACCAAAGTGTATGGCGACATGGAGATTGGATTAAAATTACAAATAATGATGGTGTAATTATCTTTGGTAGAAGTGATGCTACACTAAATAGAGACGGTGTAAGAATAGGTACTGCTGAAATTTATAATGCTGTTGAAGGTATAGAATTAATCAAAGATAGTCTTGTAATATGTATTGAAAAAGATAATGGCTCATACTATATGCCTCTTTTTGTAGTACTTTCTGATACTCAATCTTTAGATGATACATTAGTAAAAGAAATAAAACAAACATTACGAAGTAAGTATTCGCCACGACATGTGCCTGATGAAATTATACAAATAAATGCTGTGCCATACACAATAAGTGGCAAAAAAATGGAGATGCCCATCAAAAAAATTTTAATGGGCATGCCATTAGAAAAAAGCATTTCTCTGGATGCTATGAAAAATCCTGAATGTATAGATGAATATCTAAAATTATATGATTCATTAAAGCATAATCTATAA
- a CDS encoding HTTM domain-containing protein, translated as MNRIFYNLVSKPIHIAPLISFRILFGLLTFFSTTRFINRGWVAQLFIEPEFYFSFFDFIKPLPEQTTYYLFYLMAIASLAIAFGFLYRLFIIIYFIIFTYFELLDKSNYLNHYYFISLVSFVLIFLPANRALSIDNLIFKRKNVTHISAYNINILMLMLGIVYFFAGVAKINSDWLLEALPLKIWLQAKYNYPIIGNLLTQKATAYFFSWAGCLFDLSIFFLLINKKTRIFGYFALITFHLLTSWLFPIGVFPFIMISLTTVFFSENTHQKIQDFLLRSDWKTIQKNIYQPAHQKFVITFLIIFVIIQLLLPFRYLLYKGNLFWHEQGFRFSWRVMLIEKVGYASFYIKSDGKEIVAVDNQKYLTRTQIKMLNTQPDMMVQYAQFLQKKYTQLGFKNPKVYAEVYISLNGKGSKLFNHTNIDLSLQKIIGNKKIG; from the coding sequence GTGAATAGAATATTCTATAACTTAGTATCTAAGCCAATACACATTGCGCCACTCATTAGTTTTAGAATATTATTCGGATTACTTACATTCTTTAGCACCACAAGATTTATAAACAGAGGTTGGGTTGCTCAATTATTTATAGAACCAGAATTTTATTTCTCTTTTTTTGATTTTATAAAACCACTTCCAGAACAAACAACCTATTACTTGTTTTACCTTATGGCAATTGCATCATTGGCAATTGCATTCGGCTTTTTATATAGATTATTTATAATAATTTATTTTATTATATTTACTTATTTTGAGTTGTTAGATAAGAGCAATTATCTCAACCATTATTATTTCATAAGTTTAGTCAGCTTTGTACTTATATTTTTGCCAGCTAATAGAGCATTAAGTATAGATAATTTGATATTTAAAAGAAAGAATGTAACTCACATTTCAGCATACAATATCAATATACTAATGTTAATGTTGGGCATTGTTTATTTTTTTGCAGGCGTAGCAAAAATAAATTCAGATTGGCTGTTAGAAGCACTACCACTAAAAATTTGGCTACAAGCAAAATACAATTATCCAATTATTGGTAATTTGCTTACGCAAAAAGCAACAGCCTATTTCTTCTCATGGGCAGGTTGCCTTTTTGATTTGAGTATCTTCTTTTTATTAATTAATAAAAAAACAAGAATATTCGGATATTTTGCGCTAATAACATTTCATTTACTCACATCATGGTTGTTTCCTATTGGCGTTTTTCCTTTCATTATGATAAGCTTAACTACAGTATTTTTTAGCGAAAACACACATCAAAAAATACAAGATTTTTTATTAAGATCTGATTGGAAAACAATACAAAAGAATATATACCAACCAGCACATCAAAAATTTGTAATTACATTTCTAATAATATTTGTTATCATCCAATTATTATTGCCATTTAGATATTTATTATACAAAGGCAATCTGTTTTGGCATGAGCAAGGTTTTCGCTTCTCATGGCGTGTAATGCTAATTGAAAAAGTAGGCTATGCATCATTCTATATCAAATCTGATGGAAAAGAAATCGTAGCAGTAGATAACCAAAAATACCTAACACGTACGCAGATAAAGATGCTCAATACACAACCAGACATGATGGTACAATACGCACAATTTCTACAAAAAAAATACACGCAATTAGGCTTCAAAAATCCAAAAGTATATGCAGAAGTCTATATTTCACTTAATGGTAAAGGTAGCAAGCTATTCAATCACACAAATATTGACTTATCTTTGCAAAAAATAATTGGAAACAAAAAGATTGGATAA
- a CDS encoding alpha/beta hydrolase: MIKTINVQGTEVYIQGQGKDTIVMIHGWPDTHEIWAKQIEYFSPKYTCVTFTLPGFAKNDDTKYSLDTIVDRIKNIIDTVSPESKVILLVHDWGCVFGYEYVIRNPERIAKMIGIDIGDAASKDFANSLSIQAKLMVFAYQFTLAVGWLVKNDFVHKSMAKALKARSNIENIHAGMGLPYAMQWFNVAGGLKKLKVLHPKFPFFYAYAAKKPFQFHSKKWTEELLLNPKNKVQAFNSGHWVMIDKADEFNKSVDEWLK, translated from the coding sequence ATGATTAAAACAATAAACGTACAAGGTACAGAAGTATACATACAAGGACAAGGTAAAGATACTATTGTAATGATTCACGGATGGCCAGATACACACGAAATTTGGGCAAAACAAATAGAATATTTTAGTCCAAAATATACTTGTGTAACATTTACTCTACCTGGCTTTGCAAAAAATGATGATACAAAATATTCATTAGATACAATTGTAGATAGAATAAAAAATATTATAGATACTGTTTCACCAGAATCAAAAGTAATATTGTTGGTGCACGATTGGGGCTGCGTATTTGGCTACGAATATGTAATTAGAAATCCAGAAAGAATAGCAAAAATGATAGGCATAGATATTGGTGATGCTGCATCCAAAGATTTTGCCAATTCATTATCAATACAAGCAAAACTAATGGTGTTTGCTTATCAATTTACATTGGCAGTTGGTTGGTTGGTAAAAAATGATTTTGTACATAAAAGCATGGCAAAAGCACTTAAAGCAAGAAGCAATATAGAAAACATTCATGCAGGAATGGGCTTACCTTATGCCATGCAATGGTTCAATGTTGCTGGTGGACTAAAAAAACTAAAAGTGTTGCATCCTAAGTTTCCATTTTTCTATGCATATGCAGCAAAAAAACCATTTCAGTTTCATTCAAAAAAATGGACAGAAGAATTATTATTAAACCCAAAAAACAAAGTACAAGCATTTAATTCTGGACATTGGGTAATGATAGATAAAGCAGACGAATTTAATAAGTCAGTAGATGAATGGCTAAAATAA
- a CDS encoding single-stranded DNA-binding protein has translation MTALRNQVNLIGNLGKKPEVKTFDSGKQIVTFSLATSDHYVDNKGEKKQETQWHNIVAFGKTAKICETYLDKGAEIALNGKIVYRQYEDKDGNKKIITEIIANEILMLGKKSQN, from the coding sequence ATGACAGCATTACGAAATCAGGTTAATTTAATCGGAAACCTTGGTAAAAAACCAGAAGTAAAAACATTTGACAGTGGCAAACAAATTGTCACATTCAGCCTAGCTACATCAGACCATTATGTAGATAACAAAGGCGAGAAGAAACAAGAAACCCAATGGCACAATATTGTTGCATTTGGCAAAACAGCAAAAATATGCGAAACTTATTTAGACAAAGGCGCAGAAATTGCATTAAATGGCAAAATTGTCTACAGACAATATGAAGATAAAGATGGTAATAAGAAAATTATTACAGAAATTATTGCCAATGAGATATTAATGCTAGGCAAAAAATCTCAAAACTAA
- a CDS encoding SRPBCC family protein has product MQYIEINETFPFEVEKLFQYMEVHENLSNLFTPVKAKTIQTGKTDKYGVGSVRSLQIAIEPPFEESITAYKKNELIEYKITKGSPLKDHIGKIHFSSTENGSALHYTIQFGSTIPFVDVIVKFFLEKSIRNGLKKLRNSSI; this is encoded by the coding sequence ATGCAATATATAGAAATAAACGAAACATTTCCGTTTGAGGTTGAAAAGCTCTTTCAATACATGGAAGTACATGAAAATCTTTCTAATCTATTTACACCAGTAAAAGCAAAAACTATACAAACAGGCAAAACAGACAAATATGGTGTTGGCTCAGTGCGTAGTTTGCAAATAGCTATAGAACCACCATTTGAAGAAAGCATCACAGCTTACAAAAAAAATGAGTTGATAGAATACAAAATCACAAAAGGAAGTCCACTAAAAGACCATATTGGCAAAATTCACTTTTCAAGTACAGAAAATGGTTCTGCATTACATTATACTATTCAGTTTGGTTCTACAATTCCATTTGTAGATGTTATTGTAAAGTTTTTCTTAGAAAAGAGCATTAGAAATGGACTAAAGAAACTAAGGAATAGTAGTATCTAA
- a CDS encoding sugar kinase: MSLLIVGTVAFDAIETPFGKTDKITGGSGNYIAHSAGKFIQNMQLVSVIGEDFSTEELDYLKSIGTDISGIDIKKGEKSFFWSGKYHMDLNKRDTLVTDLNVLADFNPILPDNFKKPEFLILGNIDPALQIKVIEQLEERPKLIAMDTMNFWMDIALDNLMKVIGMVDLLIVNDEEARQLTNEYSLVKAAQKIRTFGPKYLIIKKGEHGALLFHENKVFYAPALPLEEVFDPTGAGDTFAGGFMGYLTKTQDLSFENMKRAVIFGSAMASFCVEKFGPQRLKELTQEEIEERVEVFVELVDFEIVLA, from the coding sequence ATGAGTCTTTTAATCGTTGGTACAGTAGCTTTTGATGCAATAGAAACACCATTCGGAAAAACAGATAAAATCACTGGAGGATCAGGCAATTATATCGCACATTCTGCTGGGAAGTTTATCCAAAATATGCAATTAGTAAGTGTTATTGGCGAAGATTTTTCTACAGAAGAACTAGATTATCTTAAAAGTATTGGTACAGATATTTCTGGAATTGATATAAAAAAAGGAGAAAAATCTTTCTTTTGGAGTGGAAAATATCACATGGATTTAAACAAAAGAGATACCTTAGTTACCGACCTAAATGTATTAGCAGATTTTAATCCAATATTACCAGACAATTTTAAAAAACCAGAATTTCTAATCTTAGGTAATATAGATCCAGCATTACAAATAAAAGTAATTGAGCAATTAGAAGAAAGACCAAAGCTAATTGCAATGGACACCATGAACTTCTGGATGGATATAGCATTAGACAATCTAATGAAAGTAATAGGAATGGTAGATTTGTTAATTGTAAATGATGAAGAAGCAAGACAATTAACAAACGAATATTCATTAGTAAAAGCAGCACAAAAAATTAGAACATTTGGTCCAAAATACCTTATCATTAAGAAAGGAGAACATGGAGCATTGCTATTCCACGAAAATAAAGTATTCTACGCACCAGCATTACCACTAGAGGAAGTTTTTGACCCAACAGGTGCTGGAGATACATTTGCTGGTGGATTTATGGGATACTTAACAAAAACACAAGACTTATCTTTCGAAAATATGAAGCGTGCAGTAATATTTGGTTCTGCAATGGCTTCTTTCTGTGTAGAAAAATTTGGTCCACAAAGATTGAAAGAACTTACACAAGAAGAAATAGAAGAAAGAGTAGAAGTATTTGTAGAGCTAGTAGATTTTGAAATAGTACTAGCCTAA
- a CDS encoding imelysin family protein — protein MRKSAYILLLTTIVFVLSCSKTSNDDTDQNIDRAAILDNLGNIIVQNYTQLKTDADSLNIYADSFQTNTTEQNLLKLRSAFVKTYKSFQTVQFINFGKALELNIIDAFNNYPEDTTIILNAIQSNSYNIQTISNKAKGLQALDYLLYAVRDYSTTDLVNWYTNTPNAKSYVKAVTAEIKRLTDLVNTDWNNQYLTTFKERQGIDRSSSFFLMTNALVENIEKYGRTAKVGIPLGYNGIFEGTTPRLELIEARHSQISIELLKAHIDAFGSFLSGNNGLGYDDYLNDIDAKFNGTLLSTIIETQVANIKTKINALEEPYASEIVDDRQKVKELFQAFQLLVITLKVDVASAMSIDIIYQDTDGD, from the coding sequence ATGAGAAAATCAGCATATATATTATTACTTACTACAATTGTATTCGTATTGTCTTGTAGCAAAACCAGTAACGACGATACAGATCAAAATATAGACAGAGCTGCTATCTTAGATAACTTGGGAAACATAATTGTACAAAATTATACACAACTAAAAACAGATGCAGATAGTTTAAATATATATGCTGATTCTTTTCAAACAAATACTACAGAACAAAATCTACTAAAACTTAGAAGTGCATTTGTAAAAACATACAAATCATTTCAAACAGTACAATTCATAAACTTTGGCAAAGCATTAGAGCTAAATATAATAGATGCTTTCAACAACTATCCAGAAGATACAACAATTATACTAAATGCAATACAAAGCAATAGCTACAACATTCAAACAATTTCCAACAAAGCAAAAGGCTTACAAGCATTAGACTATTTATTGTACGCAGTTAGAGATTATTCAACTACAGATTTAGTAAATTGGTACACAAATACACCAAATGCAAAATCTTATGTAAAGGCTGTAACAGCAGAAATAAAAAGACTAACAGATTTGGTAAATACTGATTGGAACAACCAATATCTAACAACTTTCAAAGAAAGACAAGGCATAGACCGTTCCAGTTCATTTTTTTTAATGACCAATGCATTAGTAGAAAATATCGAAAAATATGGTAGAACAGCGAAAGTTGGTATACCATTAGGCTACAACGGAATCTTTGAAGGCACAACACCAAGATTAGAATTAATAGAAGCAAGACATAGCCAAATCAGTATAGAATTATTAAAAGCACACATAGATGCATTTGGTTCATTTTTAAGTGGAAATAATGGTCTCGGCTATGATGATTATTTGAATGATATAGATGCAAAATTTAATGGCACATTGCTCAGTACAATCATAGAAACACAAGTAGCTAATATCAAAACCAAAATAAATGCATTAGAAGAACCATATGCAAGCGAAATTGTAGATGATAGACAAAAAGTAAAAGAACTATTTCAAGCATTTCAGTTATTAGTTATTACACTAAAAGTAGATGTTGCGTCAGCTATGAGTATCGATATTATTTATCAAGACACAGACGGCGATTAA
- a CDS encoding TonB-dependent receptor, giving the protein MNKNLLYIILNFLCISLYAQDFDSLLAIDTVVKIDNVTITENKLDNGIDQSYLKSVEQFAIYAAKKTDIISIDKLYTIKARNVGRQIYGKVAGLNILESDASGLQLDIATRGLDPNRSSSFNIRQNGYDMSADALGYPDAYYTPPTDAVDRIEIVRGAASLQYGTQFGGLINFKLKDGSNYNTPLHISLQQTVGLYKFFNTFNSIGGKYKNFNYYTFYQYRRGNSWRPNSNFQSHHAHINLNYDITEKLSINTQYTYMYYVAQQPGGLTDKQFEQDPKQSNRSRNFFKVNWNLLALNLKYKITPKAQIQTQFFGLIAGRDAIGNLSNIQQQDVLGTPRTYFKDKYKNIGNETKWLYKYKTTQKNSFVLLVGARFYKGHTTKIQDLGDTSTTASFNFLADSLSQGSDYKFPSFNSALFAEHLFTIGKFSITPGIRYEYIQTKADGKYREISTFNEVVIKDTTIYETRERKRHIFLAGIGVSYKPNTSVEVFANFSQNYRAINFNDIRIALAGLRVDPNIQDEKGYSFDIGTRGIYKNIFNYNASVFYLSYNNRISEVLQKNTATYAIYRYRTNIAQSRAVGFDVSSEVDLLRIKSTINQDFSLKLFANLSYLNARYKKSEDHNLGNNKVEYAPDFISRGGIAFAYKTLNLQFQFNYVSEQFSDASNAEIPTVNAISGIIPAYYVMDFSASYTYKWFTLKANINNLSNNRYFTRRAAGYPGPGIIPAEPINFLATLIFDWDYKKNKKVQ; this is encoded by the coding sequence ATGAATAAAAACTTATTATATATAATACTAAACTTTTTATGCATTTCCTTGTACGCACAAGATTTTGATTCATTATTAGCAATAGACACAGTAGTTAAAATTGATAATGTAACTATTACAGAAAACAAACTTGATAATGGAATAGACCAATCTTACTTAAAAAGTGTAGAACAATTTGCAATATATGCAGCAAAAAAAACAGATATAATTTCTATTGATAAATTATATACCATAAAAGCAAGAAATGTAGGCAGACAAATTTATGGGAAAGTAGCTGGTCTAAATATCTTAGAAAGTGATGCCTCAGGCTTGCAATTAGATATAGCAACACGTGGCTTAGACCCAAATCGTTCGTCAAGTTTCAATATCAGACAAAATGGTTACGATATGTCTGCAGATGCACTTGGCTACCCAGATGCATATTATACACCACCAACAGATGCTGTAGATAGAATAGAAATTGTGCGTGGTGCAGCATCATTACAGTATGGTACACAGTTCGGTGGTTTGATAAATTTTAAACTGAAAGATGGTTCAAATTACAATACACCATTGCACATTTCATTACAACAAACAGTAGGCTTATACAAGTTTTTTAATACATTCAATAGCATTGGTGGTAAGTACAAAAATTTCAACTATTACACATTCTATCAATATAGAAGAGGAAATAGCTGGCGACCAAATTCTAACTTTCAATCACATCATGCACACATCAATCTAAATTATGATATTACCGAAAAGCTAAGCATCAATACACAATATACATACATGTATTATGTAGCACAACAACCAGGCGGATTGACAGACAAACAATTTGAACAAGACCCAAAACAATCTAACAGAAGCAGAAATTTCTTTAAAGTAAATTGGAATTTATTGGCATTAAATTTAAAATATAAGATAACACCTAAAGCACAAATACAAACACAATTTTTTGGATTAATAGCAGGAAGAGATGCTATTGGCAACCTAAGCAATATACAACAACAAGATGTCTTAGGAACACCACGTACATATTTTAAAGATAAATATAAAAATATTGGCAATGAAACAAAATGGTTGTATAAATATAAAACAACACAAAAAAATAGTTTTGTATTACTTGTTGGCGCAAGATTTTACAAAGGCCATACAACCAAAATACAAGATTTAGGCGATACATCAACAACAGCATCATTCAACTTTTTAGCAGATAGTTTATCACAAGGTTCAGATTATAAATTTCCAAGTTTCAACTCAGCATTATTTGCAGAGCACCTATTTACCATAGGCAAATTCTCAATTACACCAGGCATCAGATACGAATACATACAAACCAAAGCGGATGGAAAATATAGAGAAATTAGCACATTTAATGAAGTTGTTATAAAAGACACAACAATTTATGAAACAAGAGAAAGGAAAAGACATATTTTCTTAGCAGGAATTGGCGTAAGCTACAAACCCAATACAAGCGTAGAAGTGTTTGCAAATTTTTCTCAAAACTATAGAGCTATTAATTTCAATGATATTAGAATTGCTTTAGCTGGACTAAGAGTAGATCCAAATATCCAAGATGAAAAAGGATATAGTTTTGATATTGGAACACGAGGTATTTATAAAAATATATTTAATTATAACGCAAGTGTATTTTATCTATCATACAATAATAGAATAAGCGAAGTACTACAAAAAAATACAGCAACCTACGCAATATATAGATACAGAACCAATATTGCACAATCACGAGCAGTTGGCTTTGATGTTTCATCAGAAGTAGATTTACTTAGAATTAAAAGCACCATAAATCAAGATTTTTCTCTCAAATTATTTGCAAACCTTTCCTATCTCAATGCTAGATATAAGAAAAGTGAAGACCATAATTTAGGCAATAATAAAGTAGAATACGCACCAGATTTTATATCAAGAGGTGGAATTGCATTTGCATACAAAACACTTAATCTTCAATTTCAATTCAATTATGTTTCTGAACAATTTTCAGATGCATCTAACGCAGAAATACCAACAGTAAATGCTATTTCTGGCATTATTCCAGCATATTATGTTATGGATTTCTCGGCAAGTTACACATACAAATGGTTTACATTAAAAGCAAATATCAATAACCTAAGTAATAACAGATATTTTACAAGACGAGCAGCTGGTTATCCTGGTCCAGGCATCATCCCAGCTGAGCCTATCAACTTTTTAGCTACGCTAATTTTTGATTGGGATTATAAAAAAAATAAAAAAGTTCAATAA